The following are encoded together in the Gasterosteus aculeatus chromosome 7, fGasAcu3.hap1.1, whole genome shotgun sequence genome:
- the fryb gene encoding protein furry homolog isoform X3, whose translation MSLEDMSLKDMSREVARSTVSLGAVNGTSVHCNCHSGLEPDIQGQDGAVMKRIASLPVDMFDPSDFTGRFTKIQWPRKRTRIIDPSPVEQKPPLPPVSGTLGDRKGPVVMAPVNVDPESKPGEFVLKSLFANFTLLSERKIRIIMAEPLEKPLNKSLQRGEDPQFDQFISSMSSLAEYCLPSILRTLFDWYKRQNGLEDESHEYRPRANTKSKNDEQQKDYLLERRDLAIDFIFSLVLIEVLKQIPLHPLLDGLIQEVINLTFKHFKYKEGYLGPNTGNMHIVADLYAEVVGVVAQSRFPAVRKKFISELKELRQKEQSPYVIQSTISLIMGLKFFRIKMYPVEDFEASFQFMQECAQYFLEVKDKDIKHSLAGLFVEILVPVAATVKNEVNVPCLRNFVESLYDTTLDLSSRKKHSLALYPLVTCLLCVSQKQFFLSRWHIFLNNCLSNLKNRDPKMARVALESLYRLLWVYMIRIKCESNTGTQSRLTSITSTLFPKGSRSVVPRDMPLNIFVKIIQFIAQERLDFAMKEIIFDLLSVGKPAKAFSLNPERMNIGLRAFLVIADALQQKDGEPPMPNTGATLPSGNSLKKKKTYLSKTLTEEEAKLIGMSLYYSQVRKALDNILRHLDKEVGRCMMLTSVQMLNKEPEDMITGERKPKIDLFRTCVAAIPRILPDAMSKPELVDLLSRLTVHMDDELRLISQNSLQSLLLDFPDWREDVLFGYTHFLLREVQDTHQGLQDASVKLLLQLLTQWRLALQLQGKTRGGVESSPRLPERSPHCSVLHAVEGLALLLLCSCQISTRKLAVGVLREIRCLFTALGHADDDDKPMIEVMDQLSPAVMDSFVHVAVSDSSTLPLSHHVDLQWLVEWTARLVSSSYDVKSPSHVWIFALCVKDPWVLCLHIFLRQEHLPKHCPTALGYAWPYAFTRLQLLLPLVDPNSPVNAKKTSTAGSSDSYISLWRNYLILCLGVAKPSIMSPGHLRASTPEIMATTPDGSVTYDNKVIGTPSVAWLLKQLVPLMRAESLEITDSLVLGFGCTNALVFRELVEELHPLMKEALERRPENKRRRERRDLLRLQLLRIFELLANAAVISDSTNGALERDSLALGALFLEYVDLTRMLLEAENEKEMDVLKDIRAHFSGMVANLIQCVPVHHRRFLFPQQSLRHHLFILFSQWAGPFSVMFTPLDRYSDRNHQITRYQYCALKAMSAVLCCGPVFDNVGLSTDGYLYKWLDNILACHDLRVHRLGCEVVILLLELNPDQINLFNWAVDRCFTGSYQLASGCFKAIATVCGNRNYPCDLVTLLNLVLFKASDTSREIYEISMQLMQVLESKLCAYSKRMVEQKPGNILYGTHGPLPPLYSVNLSQLSIQLASMYPELTLPLFSEVSQRFSTTHSNGRQIMLSYLLPWLSNIELVDTGLLPPASSPCTPEEEACGQGQGMSPSLRGNGWGSLQATSLVLNNLMFMTAKYGDEVPGPEIENAWNALVSNERWSNNLRITLQFLISLCGVSSDTTLLPFIKKVVIYLCRNNTIQTMEELLFELQQTDPVNPVVLHCDNPPFYRFAASNKAPTSQTGTTSSSNTVVAGQENLADTDEKKLVRESEERMARAHNRLESRYSNSSGGSYEDEKTDPLPPYAGWLLGVLETNHPQPLPMPINGGCWAPLVDYLPETITPRGPLHRCNIAVIFMTEMVVDHSVREDWALHLPLLLHALFLGLDHYRPEVYEHSKRLLLHLLIALSCNNNFQVIASVLMLTREISDNKTLTIKSSYHTEYQQSHTPDFLREWQASPMADSGLSSTSNSSSVSLGGGSTAGSVGNLPLVPPDDLGDLEDTTNETDEKTNKLIEFLSTRALGPLWVHEDITPRNPNSKSTEQLSNFLRHVVSVFKESKSDFHLEHQLSDVALQTALCSSSRHYAGRSFQIFRALKQPINNHAVSDLVSRLVEVVGEHGDEVQGYVMEVLLTLESVVVNLAECLKNSDLMAALTRTSSPDFVTSEKLMNRKSTGQLNYPGPGFVGLSSQRHQRSYSVPKKFGECGHQLSDPPRSATLDRIQACNSHGLARTGRTPGSCTSSTNRIDPSVLSDPAHVSHPSTILATVFWVAVALMESDFEFEYQMSLRLVHKLLSKVPLDRAENRERLEKLQAQLRWSGFSGIQQLLLKGFTSQATSDLTLQLFCQLTPVSRVPVVDSSQSIGFPLNVLCLLPHLVQHFGHPTQFCKESAERIAQVCLMEKNTKLSHLAHVMTLYKTRSYTRDPFSWVSVVCRYLHEAFSEITLNMVTYMAELLEKGLPAMQQSLLQIIYCLLSHMDLTSVQVKQFNGDVTKTIEKFVQTVHWKDALNILKLVVSRSASLVHPVYRHSQGDLSNLEVSRVWDGSAKALPGKTLDFTFDISETPVIGRRFDELQGSGGREGKARAMAVTRSTSSTSSGSNSNTILVPVSWRRPQSSQKRTREKLVNVLSLCGQEVGLTKNPSVIFSSCGDLDMMEVRESGVSSEEGGTREDTLDDTASEQQFRVFRDFDFLDVELEDGEGETVDNFNWGVRRRSLDSTELGDMLEESQHSGSTPSLGHEDPHDSDESSEEEESSTSQSLSHSQLTNPSPSEETNHTDSLSTSYDTSADAQSLNASTPGQGALHDYHGGLDGRVRGGDEDTQVQDDELSLSANELPHGSDFGESLTLELPGQPLDHLPNLDHSLSADYCQPPLDFLDPNCLPSLRDDVDDLEDLGFPPPPSPFFSAILAAFQPAVCDDAEEAWRCHISQLVTDSDGSCAVHTFQVFSSLFTNIQGKFCLLTTDVATYLGEGLRGIGSKFLMSSQMLTTCSDCPTIYIDADTIISYGLLEKMKFSALELQEYLDTYNTREDAALSWLRNCKDTFPRCPGDSVVTCQPGDSEEKQMESLAQLELCQRLYKLHFQLLLLFQSYCSLIGQFHAISSVPELLNMSRELSDLKTSLQVAEAAVASDLEHKHLAHTRSHATEVAAMVVPSFSSSEAAVQAILECLKNHEFTKAVRYIQECRRQWPCGVFGGGSESEVQTLLNVYFRHQTLGQTGTIALVGSRQDLSLICSKLLELNGEIRDMICHAQGYRVVTTYLPDSSASGTSL comes from the exons CCTCTCCAGTGGAACAGAAGCCGCCCCTCCCGCCAGTCAGTGGAACCTTGGGAGATAGGAAGGGTCCTGTCGTCATGGCGCCCGTCAACGTGGACCCTGAGAGCAAGCCGGGCGAGTTCGTCCTAAAAAGCTTGTTTGCCaacttcaccttgctctccgaaCGCAAGATTCGCATCATCATGGCCGAACCGCTG GAGAAGCCACTTAACAAGtctctgcagaggggagaggaccCACAGTTCGACCAG TTCATCAGCAGTATGAGTTCTCTAGCAGAGTACTGCCTGCCGTCCATCCTGAGGACTCTGTTTGACTGGTACAAGAGGCAGAACGGTCTGGAGGACGAGTCCCACGAGTATCGACCCAGGGCCAACACAAAATCGAAGAA TGACGAGCAACAGAAAGACTACCTATTGGAGCGGAGGGATCTGGCAATAGACTTCATATTTTCTCTGGTGCTTATTGAGGTTTTGAAGCAG ATCCCCCTTCATCCTCTTTTGGACGGACTCATCCAAGAAGTCATAAACCTGACATTCAAGCACTTCAAATACAAAGAAGG GTATCTGGGACCCAACACAGGCAACATGCACATAGTGGCTGACCTCTATGCTGAAGTCGTGGGAGTTGTAGCTCAGTCCAG GTTCCCAGCAGTGAGGAAGAAGTTCATCTCCGAGCTGAAGGAGCTGAGGCAGAAGGAGCAGAGCCCCTACGTCATCCAGTCCACCATCAGCCTCATCATGGGACTCAAGTTCTTCCGCATCAAAATGTACCCGGTGGAGGACTTTGAAGCCTCCTTCCAGTTCATGCAG gAGTGCGCGCAGTATTTCTTGGAAGTGAAGGATAAAGACATTAAACACTCGTTAGCCGGACTCTTTGTGGAAATACTTGTACCTGTAGCTGCT ACCGTGAAGAACGAGGTGAACGTGCCGTGTCTGCGAAATTTTGTAGAAAGTCTGTACGATACTACGTTGGACCTGTCATCCAGGAAGAAACACTCTCTG GCTCTGTATCCTCTGGTGACTTGCCTCCTGTGTGTCAGTCAGAAGCAGTTCTTCCTCAGCCGCTGGCACATTTTCCTCAACAATTGCCTCTCCAACCTCAAG AATCGAGATCCAAAGATGGCCCGCGTGGCTCTAGAATCGCTCTACCGCCTGCTCTGGGTCTACATGATCCGAATAAAGTGCGAGAGCAACACAGGAACTCAGAG tCGTCTGACGTCCATCACCTCCACTCTATTCCCCAAAGGTAGTCGGAGCGTTGTGCCCAGAGACATGCCTCTGAATATTTTTGTCAAGATTATCCAGTTTATTGCCCAG GAGAGACTGGACTTTGCCATGAAGGAGATCATATTTGATCTGCTGAGCGTCGGGAAACCTGCCAAAGCCTTCAGTCTCAACCCAGAG CGTATGAACATCGGCCTGCGGGCGTTCCTGGTAATAGCCGACGCTCTGCAACAGAAGGACGGAGAGCCTCCTATGCCCAACACAGGAGCCACTCTGCCCTCTGGAAACTctctgaagaaaaagaaaacttatCTCAGCAAGACACTTACTGAGGAGGAAGCCAAACTTATAG GCATGTCCTTGTACTACTCCCAGGTCCGAAAGGCTCTGGACAACATCCTGAGACACTTGGACAAGGAGGTGGGTCGCTGTATGATGCTCACCAGCGTTCAGATGCTCAACAAAGAACCAGAGGACATGATCAC TGGCGAAAGGAAACCTAAAATCGACCTGTTCAGAACATGTGTGGCGGCCATTCCTCGAATCCTTCCTGATGCCATGTCCAAACCTGAGCTCGTTGACCTGCTCTCAAG ACTTACTGTGCACATGGACGACGAGCTTCGTCTCATTTCCCAGAATTCCCTGCAGAGCCTGTTACTTGATTTCCCAGACTGGAGGGAGGACGTCCTGTTTGGTTACACACATTTCCTTTTGCGCGAG GTTCAAGACACCCATCAGGGTCTGCAGGATGCCTCGGTGaagctccttctccagctgctcaCTCAGTGGAGGTTGGCGCTGCAGCTCCAAGGGAAGACGCGAGGTGGAGTTGAG tcCAGCCCCAGACTACCAGAGCGAAGCCCCCACTGCTCCGTGCTCCACGCGGTTGAGGgtctggccctgctgctgctctgctcgtGTCAGATCAGCACGAGGAAGCTGGCGGTCGGTGTGTTAAGAGAAATACGCTGCCTCTTCACTGCCCTGGGACATGCTGAC GACGATGACAAACCCATGATCGAGGTGATGGACCAGCTGAGCCCAGCTGTAATGGACAGCTTTGTTCACGTCGCTGTCTCTGACTCG tccACCTTGCCCCTCAGCCACCATGTTGACCTCCAGTGGCTGGTGGAGTGGACGGCTCGGCTGGTGAGCAGCTCCTACGACGTGAAGAGCCCCAGCCATGTCTGGATCTTTGCGCTGTGTGTGAAGGACCCGTGGGTGCTCTGTCTGCACATCTTCTTGCGGCAGGAGCACCTGCCCAAACACTGCCCCACTGCCCTGGGATACGCCTGGCCCTATGCTTTCACACGGCTACAGCTGCTACTGCCCTTGGTCGACCCCAA CAGTCCTGTGAACGCCAAGAAGACCAGCACGGCAGGCTCCAGCGACAGCTACATCTCCCTGTGGCGTAACTACCTCATCCTGTGTCTCGGTGTGGCTAAACCCAGCATCATGTCCCCCGGTCACCTCCGAGCCTCCACGCCGGAGATCATGGCCACCACTCCCGACGGCAGCGTCACCTACGACAACAAA GTGATAGGAACTCCATCGGTAGCCTGGCTTTTGAAACAGCTCGTCCCGCTGATGAGAGCGGAAAGTTTGGAGATCACAGACTCTCTGGTGCTCGGGTTTGGATGCACAAACGCTCTCGTCTTCAG GGAGCTAGTTGAAGAACTCCATCCACTGATGAAGGAAGCACTGGAACGTAGGCCGGag AACAAGCGacgcagagagaggagggaccTTCtcaggctgcagctgctgaggaTCTTTGAACTGCTGGCTAATGCAGCCGTTATCAGTGACAG CACCAATGGAGCACTGGAGCGTGATTCACTGGCCCTGGGTGCCCTGTTCCTCGAGTATGTGGATCTTACCCGGATGCTTCTGGAGGCTGAGAATGAGAAGGAGATGGACGTGCTTAAAGACATCAGAGCCCATTTCAGCGGGATGGTGGCCAATCTCATCCAGTGTGTTCCTG TCCACCACAGGCGCTTTCTCTTTCCTCAACAGTCCCTGAGGCACCATCTCTTCATTCTCTTCAGTCAATGGGCTGGCCCCTTCAGTGTCATGTTCACTCCCCTCGACCGCTACAGTGATCGCAACCACCAGATCACTCGCTACCAGTACTGCGCCCTGAAG GCCATGTCAGCAGTTCTGTGTTGCGGCCCAGTGTTCGACAATGTGGGTCTCTCTACTGATGGCTATCTCTACAAATGGCTCGACAACATCTTGGCTTGTCATGACCTACGG GTGCACCGTCTGGGGTGCGAGGTGGTCATCCTGCTCTTAGAATTAAACCCGGACCAAATCAATCTGTTCAACTGGGCCGTGGACCGCTGCTTCACTGGGTCTTACCAGCTAGCTTCTGGTTGCTTCAAGGCCATCGCCACTGTCTGCGGCAACAG GAATTACCCATGTGATCTTGTGACTTTGCTCAATCTGGTGTTGTTCAAGGCCTCAGACACCAGCAGGGAAATATATGAGATCTCGATGCAGCTGATGCAG GTGCTGGAGTCAAAGCTGTGTGCGTACTCCAAGCGAATGGTGGAGCAGAAGCCCGGTAACATTTTGTATGGAACACACggtcctctgcctcccctgTACAGTGTCAACctctctcaactctccatccaGCTGGCCAGCATGTACCCTGAGCTCACCTTGCCTCTCTTCTCAG AGGTGAGCCAGCGTTTCTCAACCACCCACTCCAACGGCAGACAGATAATGTTATCCTACCTGCTGCCCTGGCTCAGTAACATTGAGTTGGTGGACACGGGGCTCCTACCCCCAGCCTCGAGCCCCTGCACACCAGAAGAGGAAGCTTGCGGTCAGGGGCAGGGCATGTCCCCCAGTCTGAGAGGCAACGGCTGGGGCTCCTTGCAGGCAACGTCGCTGGTGCTCAATAACCTCATGTTCATGACCGCTAAG TACGGAGACGAGGTTCCCGGCCCAGAGATTGAGAATGCCTGGAACGCTCTGGTGTCCAACGAGAGGTGGAGCAACAACCTGCGGATCACCCTGCAGTTCCTCATCAGCCTGTGCGGAGTCAGCAGTGATACGACACTGCTGCCATTT ATAAAGAAAGTGGTCATCTACCTGTGTCGCAACAACACCATCCAGACTATGGAGGAGCTCCTGTTTGAGCTGCAACAGACTGACCCTGTCAACCCCGTGGTGTTGCACTGTGATAACCCTCCATTCTATCGCTTTGCCGCCAGCAACAAAGCACCCACCTCACAGACAG GCACCACGTCCAGCAGTAACACCGTGGTGGCTGGTCAGGAGAACCTGGCAGACACAGATGAGAAGAAGCTGGTCAGAGAGAGTGAAGAGCG CATGGCCAGGGCTCACAACAGACTAGAATCTCGCTACAGCAACAGCTCCGGGGGGTCTTACGAGGATGAAAAGA CCGACCCTCTCCCACCATACGCTGGTTGGCTGCTGGGCGTTCTGGAAACCAATCACCCTCAGCCGCTACCCATGCCGATTAACGGAGGCTGCTGGGCTCCTCTGGTGGACTACCTGCCGGAAACCATCACACCCAGAGGACCACTGCATAG GTGTAACATTGCAGTGATCTTCATGACAGAAATGGTGGTTGACCACAGTGTAAGAGAAGACTGGGCTTTACACCTTCCCCTGCTACTACATGCCCTCTTCTTGG GCCTGGACCACTACAGACCTGAGGTCTATGAACACAGTAAAcgtctccttctccacctcctcattGCTCTCTCCTGCAACAACAACTTCCAG gtAATAGCTTCAGTACTGATGCTGACGAGAGAGATAAGTGACAACAAGACCCTCACCATTAAGTCCAGCTACCACACAGAGTACCAGCAGTCCC ATACACCCGACTTCTTGCGAGAGTGGCAGGCGTCTCCAATGGCGGACTCTGGCCTCAGCTCAACCTCCAACTCCTCCTCTGTCAGTCTCGGTGGCGGCAGCACTGCTGGCAGTGTTGGAAATTTGCCCCTCGTACCACCAGATGACCTGGGGGACCTTGAGGATACGACCAACGAAACCGACGAGAAGACCAACAAACTCATCGAGTTCCTCTCCACCAG AGCGCTTGGGCCGCTGTGGGTGCACGAGGACATCACGCCGAGGAACCCAAACTCCAAGAGCACAGAGCAGCTCTCCAACTTCCTGCGGCACGTTGTCTCCGTCTTTAAGGAGTCAAAGTCCG ATTTCCACTTGGAGCATCAGCTGAGCGATGTGGCTTTACAGACGGCTCTGTGCAGCTCCTCTCGTCACTATGCCGGGCGCTCCTTCCAAATCTTCCGAGCCCTCAAACAGCCAATCAACAATCACGCCGTCTCTGACCTGGTCTCGCGCCTCGTTGAGGTGGTGGGAGAACACGGAGACGAGGTGCAG GGCTATGTGATGGAGGTGTTGTTGACGCTGGAGTCGGTGGTGGTGAATCTCGCCGAGTGTCTGAAAAACAGTGACCTTATGGCAGCCCTGACCAG GACATCCTCGCCAGACTTTGTTACTAGCGAGAAACTGATGAACAGAAAGAGCACGGGTCAGTTGAACTATCCCGGCCCGGGGTTTGTCGGCCTGTCGTCACAACGCCACCAGCGCTCCTACTCAGTCCCCAAGAAGTTTGGCGAGTGCGGCCACCAGCTGAGTGATCCTCCTCGCAGTGCAACTTTGGATCGCATACAG GCCTGCAACAGCCATGGCCTTGCTCGAACAGGAAGGACCCCCGGGTCCTGCACATCCTCCACCAACCGCATCGATCCAAGCGTCCTATCGGACCCCGCCCACGTCTCCCATCCTTCAACAATACTGGCCACAGTCTTCTGGGTGGCGGTGGCCCTCATGGAGTCCGACTTTGAGTTTGAATATCAGATGTCACTACGCCTCGTTCACAAGCTGCTGTCAAAG GTGCCCTTAGACCGAGCCGAAAACCGCGAGCGTCTGGAGAAGCTCCAGGCTCAGCTGAGGTGGAGCGGATTCTCTGGGATTCAGCAGCTTTTGTTGAAAGGTTTTACCTCGCAGGCCACCTCTGACCTCACCTTGCAGCTCTTCTGCCAGCTCACGCCAGTCTCCCGCGTGCCTGTTGTCGACAGCTCTCAGTCTATAG GTTTCCCTCTGAATGTGCTGTGTCTGCTGCCTCACTTGGTGCAGCACTTTGGCCATCCGACTCAGTTTTGTAAGGAGAGTGCTGAGAGGATCGCACAG GTGTGTTTAATGGAGAAGAACACAAAGCTTTCCCATTTGGCCCATGTGATGACTCTCTATAAGACACGTTCTTACACACGGGACCCCTTCTCCTGGGTCAGTGTGGTTTGCCGCTACCTCCATGAAGCCTTCTCCGAAATCACACTCAACATGGTCACCTATATGGCTGAG CTGCTGGAAAAGGGCCTTCCCGCTATGCAACAGTCTCTCCTACAGATCATTTACTGCCTGCTCAGCCACATGGACCTGACCTCTGTACAAGTAAAACAGTTCAACGGTGATGTCACCAAGACCATTGAGAAGTTTGTTCAG ACAGTTCACTGGAAGGATGCCTTAAACATCTTGAAGCTGGTGGTCTCACGCTCTGCCAGCCTTGTTCATCCGGTGTACCGCCACTCACAGGGCGACCTGTCCAACCTGGAGGTCAGCAGAGTGTGGGACGGTTCAGCCAAGGCTCTGCCTGGGAAAACACTGGACTTCACCTTTGACATCTCTGAG ACTCCAGTCATTGGGCGTCGGTTTGACGAGCTTCAGGGCTCGGGCGGCAGAGAGGGGAAGGCCAGAGCCATGGCTGTAACGCGGAgcacttcctccacctcctctggatCCAACTCCAACACTATCCTGGTGCCCGTCAGCTGGAGGCGACCGCAGTCCTCTCAG AAAAGAACCAGAGAGAAGCTGGTAAACGTTTTATCTCTTTGTGGACAAGAAGTTGGACTCACCAAGAACCCATCT GTGATCTTCTCGTCGTGTGGCGACTTGGACATGATGGAGGTGCGGGAGAGTGGTGTGTCATCAGAGGAGGGTGGAACCAGAGAGGACACGCTAGACGACACCGCCAGCGAGCAGCAGTTCAGGGTTTTCCGAGACTTTGACTTCCTGGATGTGGAGCTGGAAGATGGAGAG GGCGAGACCGTTGATAACTTTAATTGGGGCGTGCGTCGGCGCTCTCTGGACAGCACGGAGCTGGGTGACATGTTGGAGGAGAGCCAGCACTCCGGCAGCACCCCTAGTCTTGGTCACGAGGACCCCCACGATTCAGACGAGTcctcggaggaagaggagtcgtCAACCAGCCAGAGCCTGTCTCACTCTCAGCTT ACGAACCCTTCTCCATCGGAGGAAACCAATCACACTGATTCTCTGTCTACTTCTTACGACACATCTGCCGACGCACAATCCCTCAACGCTTCCACACCGGGGCAGGGAGCGCTGCACGATTACCACGGTGGCCTTGAT GGGAGGGTGCGCGGGGGGGACGAGGACACTCAGGTGCAGGATGACGAACTGTCGCTGAGCGCCAATGAGCTCCCTCACGGCTCGGACTTCGGCGAGAGTCTCACCCTGGAGTTGCCGGGCCAACCTCTGGATCATCTGCCCAATCTGGACCACAGTCTCAGCGCAGACTACTGCCAACCTCCGCTGGACTTTCTAGACCCCAACTGTCTGCCCAG CTTACGTGATGATGTAGATGACTTGGAAGACCTCGgttttcctcctcccccctctccatttTTCTCCGCCATCTTGGCAGCCTTCCAACCCGCCGTGTGTGACGATGCTGAGGAGGCATGGCGTTGTCACATCAGCCAGCTTGTGACCGACTCCGATGGGTCTTGTGCCGTCCACACTTTTCAAGTCTTTTCATCTCTCTTTACG aACATCCAGGGCAAATTCTGCCTCCTGACCACTGATGTTGCCACTTACCTTGGAGAGGGCTTGAGGGGTATTGGATCAAAGTTCCTTATGTCGTCTCAGATGCTAACAACTTGCTCAGATTGTCCCACAATCTACATTGATGCTGACACG ATTATTTCATATGGCCTCCTTGAAAAAATGAAGTTCAGTGCACTGGAGCTGCAGGAGTACCTGGACACCTACAACACCAGAGAGGACGCTGCTCTATCG TGGCTGAGGAACTGTAAGGACACATTTCCCAGGTGCCCCGGGGATAGTGTGGTAACCTGCCAGCCTGGAGACTCAGAGGAGAAG CAAATGGAGTCTCTTGCA CAATTGGAGCTTTGTCAGAGACTCTACAAACTGCATTTCCAGCTCCTCCTACTGTTCCAGTCCTACTGCTCGCTCATTGGTCAATTTCATGCTATCAGCTCGGTGCCTGAG CTTCTGAACATGTCTCGAGAGCTCTCCGATCTGAAGACCAGCCTGCAGGTGGCTGAGGCGGCCGTAGCCAGCGATCTGGAGCACAAACACTTGGCCCACACTCGATCGCACGCCACCGAGGTGGCAGCCATGGTTGTgcccagcttctcctcctcagagGCGGCTGTGCAGGCCATACTGGAGTGCCTTAAGAACCATGAGTTCACCAAAGCTGTGCGCTACATCCAGGAGTGCAG GAGGCAGTGGCCCTGCGGCGTGTTTGGTGGCGGCTCGGAAAGCGAGGTGCAGACGCTACTCAACGTCTACTTCCGCCACCAGACGCTGGGCCAGACGGGCACCATTGCCCTAGTGGGTTCCCGCCAGGACCTCAGCCTGATCTGCTCCAAGCTGCTGGAGCTCAACGGGGAGATCCGGGACATGATCTGCCACGCCCAGGGTTACCGGGTGGTCACAACCTACCTCCCCGACTCCAGCGCCTCCGGGACAAGTCTCTGA